The stretch of DNA CCGAGCGCCCCGCACACGGCGTTGCCCGCTCCCTGCGCGATCAGCTCCTTGTCGTAGTCCGTGCGCGGTCCGTCGTGCAGCCGGTCCACCGCGGCGGCGCTGAACAGCGACTCCGCGGAGGCGATCAGCACGAACGCCAGCAGGGTCCCGACGAACCCCACTTCCAGCAGCCGCCCGAGCTGTTCGGTCCCGAGGGGCCGTACGGCGTCGAGCAGTCCCCGTACCTCGACCCTGTGCACCGGCAGCCCGAACACCCCCGTCACGGCGGAGGCGAGCCCGACGGCGACCAGCGGAGCGGGCAGGACGCGTGCGGCCCGCTGCCACTTCGGCCACAGCACCAGTACGGCCAGCGTGCCGAGCCCGACCGCGACGGCCCGCGGATCGGCCGCGCCCACCAGCCCTGGGAGGCCCGCGAACTTCCCGGGAGCGCCGAACGGGGCGGGCCTGTCGCCGAGCGCGTACACCTGCCCGGCTATCAGGACCAGACCGATCCCGGCGAGCATGCCCTGGACCACGGCCACGGAGACGGCCCTGAACCACCGGCCGCACCGGAGCAGCCCGAGGGCGATCTGCAACAGCCCCGCCCCCAGTACGAGCAGACCGAGCACCGCGAGGCCGTACGCCCGCACGGCTTCGTGGACCAGCACGGTCAGCCCGGCCGCGGGGCCGCTGACCTGCAAACTGCTGCCGGGCAGCAGTCCGGCGACCAGCCCGCCGACGATGCCGGTGATGAGCCCCAGTTCGGCGGGGACACCCGATGCGACAGCCACCCCGACACAGAGCGGCAAGGCCACAAGAAAGACGACGAACGAAGCGGTGAGATCGGCACGGCCGACCGGCCGCCAGGCGAGAACCGCAGACGGAAAACCAGGCATGGGGCACCTCCACGCAGTACGACGGACAACGCGGCGCACGAACAACGCGGTACACGGGCTCGGAGATGCGTGGGGGCGCCGGCGGGGGAGGGCCGGCGCCAGACCGCAACGAAAACCATTGTCCCCAGGTCGTGTTAACGGCTGATGTCGTCCCCCCGGTCCGTATTCGCCCGATGGAGGCACCCTCCGGGCGCTCGCTGCGCCCGAGCGCCGTCCGGGCGCGCCTTGAGCGCCGTACGCCCTTGAGCGCCGTACGCCCTTGACGGCTCCACCTGCCCGGCGGGATATTCATCGAGTGATGAATTAACGAATCTCCCGGCCCGTCCCGACCGGAAGGGCCACGGCCGAAGGCCCACCGCACGAGGGACCCGACGACGGAAGAACCGAGGAGCCCCATGACCGAACAAGCGACACCTCCCGCCACCGCGAGCCGCGCCCCCACCGCCCCAGCGGAACGCGTCCACCCGGCCGTGCACGGCGAAGGGCTGACCGTCGTACGAGGCACCCGAACCGTCCTGCGCGCACTCGACTTCACGGTGCCCCGAGGCGAGATCACCGGCCTCCTCGGGCCCTCGGGCTGCGGCAAATCGACGCTGATCCGCGCGATCGTGGGCACCCAGGCCAAAGTCACCGGCTCCCTGCGCGTACTCGACCACCCGGCCGGAGACCCCGCGGCCCGCCCCCGCCTCGGCTACGTCACCCAGGCACCCTCGGTCTACGACGACCTGAGCGTCCGGCAGAACCTCGCCTACTTCGCCGCCGTACTCGAACCGGGCCGCGCCGCCGCCGAACGCCGTGCCCACCACGTGGAACGCGCCCTCGCCGACGTGGACCTCACCTCGCACGCCGACGCCCTCGCGGGCTCACTCTCCGGAGGCCGGCGCAGCCGCGCCTCACTCGCCGTCGCCCTCCTCGGCGCCCCGGAACTCCTCGTCCTGGACGAACCCACCGTGGGGCTCGACCCGGTACTCCGCCGCGACCTGTGGGCCCTCTTCCACTCCCTCGCGAGCCGGAGGGCCACCACGATCCTCGTCTCGTCCCACGTCATGGACGAGGCGGAACGCTGTCACCACCTGCTGCTCCTGCGCGAGGGGACCCTCCTCGCCACCGGCACCCCGCGAACCCTCCGCGAGACCACCGGCGCACAGACCGTCGAGGACGCCTTCCTCACCCTCGTCACGCGGGAGCCGGAGCGGCAGCCGGAGCAGAAGCACGAACAGAAGCACGAACAGAAGCACGATCCCGGACAGAAGCGGGAGCCACGCCCATGAACCTCTCCAGGACCCTCGCCACCGCCGCCCGAGTGCTGCGCCAGCTCCGTCACGACCCGCGCACCATCGCTCTGATGCTGCTCATCCCCTGCGTGATGATCTTCCTGCTGCGCTACGTCTTCGACGCCAACCCAGCCACCTTCGACAACATCGGCTCCGCACTCCTCGGGATCTTCCCGCTGATCACGATGTTCCTCGTCGCCTCCATCGCCACCCTGCGCGAACGGACCTCGGGAACCCTGGAACGCCTCCTGACCATGCCGATCGGCAAGGCCGACGTGATCGCCGGCTACGCCCTCGCCTTCGGCGCCCTGGCCGTACTCCAGTCCGTACTGGCCACGGCCCTCTCCGTCCGGGGCCTCGGCCTCGACATCATCGGCTCCCCCTGGCTCCTGCTGCTCGTGGCCCTGCTGGACGCGGTGCTCGGCACGGCGCTCGGCCTCTTCGTCTCCGCCTTCGCCGCCTCGGAGTTCCAGGCGGTCCAGTTCATGCCGGCGGTGATCTTCCCCCAGCTCCTGCTGTGCGGCCTCTTCACCCCGCGCGGCGCCATGCAGCCGGTACTCGAAGGGCTCTCCTACGCCCTCCCCATGTCCTATGCCGTCGACGGCATGAACGAAGTACTCCGCCACCCC from Streptomyces tsukubensis encodes:
- a CDS encoding SulP family inorganic anion transporter, which produces MPGFPSAVLAWRPVGRADLTASFVVFLVALPLCVGVAVASGVPAELGLITGIVGGLVAGLLPGSSLQVSGPAAGLTVLVHEAVRAYGLAVLGLLVLGAGLLQIALGLLRCGRWFRAVSVAVVQGMLAGIGLVLIAGQVYALGDRPAPFGAPGKFAGLPGLVGAADPRAVAVGLGTLAVLVLWPKWQRAARVLPAPLVAVGLASAVTGVFGLPVHRVEVRGLLDAVRPLGTEQLGRLLEVGFVGTLLAFVLIASAESLFSAAAVDRLHDGPRTDYDKELIAQGAGNAVCGALGALPMTAVIVRSAANVRAGARTKRSRVLHGVWLLIFAAALPAALNVIPVTALAAVLVHAGFKLIPIRELVPLWKEHRGETVVLGVTAGAIVLTNLFEGVLLGLLLAVAKTAWDMSHVQVETVERDEQLVVRVAGNATFLRLPKLLDALEALPHDRDVELDLRGVRHLDHACAAALENWAALRRAHSSAETCDAEGVDGRIATLRSTT
- a CDS encoding ABC transporter ATP-binding protein, translating into MTEQATPPATASRAPTAPAERVHPAVHGEGLTVVRGTRTVLRALDFTVPRGEITGLLGPSGCGKSTLIRAIVGTQAKVTGSLRVLDHPAGDPAARPRLGYVTQAPSVYDDLSVRQNLAYFAAVLEPGRAAAERRAHHVERALADVDLTSHADALAGSLSGGRRSRASLAVALLGAPELLVLDEPTVGLDPVLRRDLWALFHSLASRRATTILVSSHVMDEAERCHHLLLLREGTLLATGTPRTLRETTGAQTVEDAFLTLVTREPERQPEQKHEQKHEQKHDPGQKREPRP
- a CDS encoding ABC transporter permease, producing the protein MNLSRTLATAARVLRQLRHDPRTIALMLLIPCVMIFLLRYVFDANPATFDNIGSALLGIFPLITMFLVASIATLRERTSGTLERLLTMPIGKADVIAGYALAFGALAVLQSVLATALSVRGLGLDIIGSPWLLLLVALLDAVLGTALGLFVSAFAASEFQAVQFMPAVIFPQLLLCGLFTPRGAMQPVLEGLSYALPMSYAVDGMNEVLRHPDVTGIFFRDIAVVAGCALLVLGLGAATLRRRTT